The Halobellus sp. MBLA0158 genome has a window encoding:
- a CDS encoding segregation/condensation protein A, translating into MTDSAGSAPGTKGLARGLGSGGDPDANADGDRLPGGPGDPSGGDVDEDEVEPVELLVQLAEEGEIDPWDVDLVEATDAFLDALDETDLRTSGRALFYAAVLLRMKSDALLEPDEEEEDELEPWEEALERGGSGPIAGGADGDSAPGFDPVDALEAEMDRRLDRKHARGSPETLDELVRELREAERESWWKRRREYDTSDSPRGAQRGTQTLDYRSADDFRDTNEPTAADVTDTAHTEDIETSIAAVREAVEVHYDNGRDEVLFAEIKDAAETPVTTYLALLFLSHRGQIQLQQDDLFGDLWVRNPEAEFDDGDEATETEAETGEADVDGADENESDAEAEALAPTTDDD; encoded by the coding sequence ATGACTGACTCGGCCGGCTCCGCGCCGGGAACGAAGGGCCTCGCGCGCGGTCTGGGGAGCGGGGGCGACCCCGACGCGAACGCCGACGGCGACCGCCTCCCCGGCGGCCCGGGCGACCCCTCGGGCGGCGACGTCGACGAGGACGAGGTCGAGCCGGTCGAACTGCTCGTCCAGCTCGCAGAGGAGGGCGAGATCGACCCCTGGGACGTCGACCTCGTCGAGGCGACGGACGCCTTCCTCGACGCGCTCGACGAGACCGACCTGCGGACGTCGGGGCGGGCGCTCTTCTACGCCGCGGTGCTCCTGCGGATGAAGAGCGACGCGCTGCTCGAACCCGACGAAGAGGAGGAAGACGAACTGGAGCCGTGGGAGGAAGCGCTCGAACGCGGCGGGAGCGGCCCGATCGCCGGCGGCGCCGACGGCGACAGCGCGCCGGGATTCGACCCCGTCGACGCGCTCGAAGCCGAGATGGACCGCCGGCTCGACCGGAAACACGCCCGCGGGTCGCCGGAGACGCTGGACGAACTCGTCCGCGAACTCCGCGAGGCCGAGCGGGAATCGTGGTGGAAGCGCCGCCGCGAGTACGACACCTCCGACTCGCCGCGGGGCGCCCAGCGCGGGACCCAGACGCTCGATTACCGGTCGGCCGACGACTTCCGGGACACGAACGAGCCGACCGCGGCCGACGTGACCGATACGGCCCACACCGAGGACATCGAGACCTCGATCGCCGCGGTGCGGGAGGCCGTCGAGGTCCACTACGACAACGGCCGCGACGAGGTGCTGTTCGCCGAGATCAAAGACGCCGCCGAGACGCCGGTGACGACGTACCTCGCGCTCCTGTTCCTCTCCCACCGGGGGCAGATCCAGCTCCAGCAGGACGACCTCTTCGGCGACCTGTGGGTGCGGAACCCCGAGGCGGAGTTCGACGACGGCGACGAAGCCACCGAAACCGAGGCCGAGACGGGCGAGGCGGACGTCGACGGCGCGGACGAAAACGAATCCGACGCCGAAGCAGAGGCGCTCGCGCCGACGACCGACGACGATTGA
- the smc gene encoding chromosome segregation protein SMC, protein MHIKKLVLDGFKSFGRTTEIPFYEDFTVVTGPNGSGKSNIIDGVLFALGLARTRGIRAEKLTDLIYNPGHADGSDGDAAPTGPNEATVTVVLDNGDGTLDRSQVVNAAGSEDVGDVSEIEVRRRVKETEENYYSYYYLNGRACNLSDIQDLLAQAGITPEGYNVVMQGDVTEIINMTPHQRRGIIDEIAGVAEFDAKKEDAFEELEAVEDRIEEADLRIEEKEDRLEQLADERETALEYQSLRDEREEYEGYKKAAELEDKRADLESTEAKVEATEAKLQSHREELDKRQGRVTRLEDELDELTREIERKGEDEQLRIKSEIEEIKGEISRLENEIEAAEERIDDAESDRRNAFVQLDRKQEQIDELDEEIRSVKVEKASVKSDIGSLETDLAEVQAEIENVDTEFDELKADLESKKERLEELKTERNDKQREKDRLLDETRRRASEIDELEAEAQELREKLPDLKAEVSDLRSELDKAEKNEAKIEGIVDDLQEEKSELKSDLDEVVEEIQSKQSEYATLEARAGDDGDDSWPRAVTTILNAGMSGVHGTVGQLGAVDGEYATACETAAGGRLAHVVVDDDGVGSDGIDYLKSRNAGRATFLPITEMDDRGLPSLPSHPGVVDFARNLVDYDAEYEGVFSYVLGSTLVVEDMQTARDLMGDYRMVTLDGDLVERSGAMTGGSGGGSRYSFSKSGSGRLERLAEEIEDLEDERRELQAEIRELDEDIEDARGRAADARERVREVESDIEDAEADVAEAEDRIDDLEAEAEELREERADVDAEMREIDAEIDELEGEIAEVEAEIDDLEQELADSKIPELTSEADEIRAEIAEKEDRMDDLDGRLNELELEKEYAEDAIDDLEETIETAQERKADARDAIREKEGEIEAREEKLDEKRAAVEELESELEDLKAERSDLKETLREAKSERDAKREEVERIESKLDSLEDTAERLAWEIDELESEVGDYDPEAIPDHDEVEAEIERLTEEMEALEPVNMLAIDEYDDVKADLEDLQERRDVLVEEREAIEERIERFEAQKKETFMNAFDAINENFTEIFERLSDGTGELHLEDPEDPFEGGLTMKAQPGDKPIQRLNAMSGGEKSLTALAFIFAIQRHNPAPFYALDEIDAFLDAANAERVGEMVDDLSADAQFVVVSHRSALLERSERAIGVTMQGDNVSAVTGIQLGAEEEPEVPADD, encoded by the coding sequence ATGCACATCAAAAAGCTCGTCCTCGACGGTTTCAAGAGCTTCGGGCGGACCACCGAGATTCCGTTCTACGAGGACTTCACGGTCGTCACGGGGCCGAACGGCTCCGGGAAATCGAACATCATCGACGGCGTGCTGTTCGCGCTGGGGCTCGCGCGGACCCGCGGCATCCGCGCCGAGAAGCTCACAGACCTCATCTACAATCCCGGCCACGCCGACGGCAGCGACGGCGACGCGGCCCCGACCGGCCCGAACGAGGCGACCGTCACGGTCGTCCTCGACAACGGCGACGGCACGCTCGACCGCTCGCAGGTCGTGAACGCCGCCGGCAGCGAGGACGTCGGCGACGTCTCCGAGATCGAGGTCAGGCGGCGCGTCAAGGAGACCGAAGAGAACTACTACTCGTACTACTACCTCAACGGCCGCGCCTGCAACCTCTCGGACATCCAAGATCTCCTGGCGCAGGCCGGCATCACCCCCGAGGGCTACAACGTCGTGATGCAGGGCGACGTGACCGAGATCATCAACATGACGCCCCACCAGCGCCGGGGCATCATCGACGAGATCGCGGGCGTCGCGGAGTTCGACGCCAAGAAGGAAGACGCCTTCGAGGAGCTGGAGGCGGTCGAAGACCGCATCGAGGAGGCCGACCTCCGGATCGAAGAGAAGGAAGACCGGCTCGAACAGCTGGCGGACGAGCGCGAGACCGCCCTCGAATACCAGTCCCTCCGCGACGAGCGCGAGGAGTACGAGGGCTACAAGAAGGCCGCAGAACTCGAAGACAAGCGCGCGGACCTCGAATCGACCGAGGCGAAGGTCGAAGCAACGGAAGCGAAGCTCCAGTCCCACCGCGAGGAGCTCGACAAACGCCAGGGGCGCGTCACGCGCTTGGAGGACGAGCTCGACGAGCTCACGCGGGAGATCGAGCGGAAGGGCGAGGACGAACAGCTCCGGATCAAATCCGAGATCGAGGAGATCAAAGGCGAGATCTCCCGGTTGGAAAACGAGATCGAGGCCGCCGAAGAGCGGATCGACGACGCCGAGAGCGACCGCCGGAACGCCTTCGTCCAGCTCGACCGCAAGCAAGAGCAGATCGACGAGCTCGACGAGGAGATCCGATCGGTGAAGGTCGAGAAGGCCTCGGTGAAGTCCGACATCGGCTCGCTGGAGACCGACCTCGCGGAGGTGCAGGCCGAAATCGAGAACGTCGACACCGAGTTCGACGAACTGAAGGCCGACCTCGAATCGAAGAAGGAGCGCTTAGAGGAGCTCAAGACCGAGCGCAACGACAAACAGCGCGAGAAGGACCGCCTGCTGGACGAGACCAGGCGGCGGGCCAGCGAGATCGACGAACTCGAAGCCGAGGCCCAAGAGCTCCGAGAGAAGCTCCCCGATCTGAAGGCCGAGGTCTCGGACCTCCGCTCGGAGCTGGACAAAGCCGAGAAGAACGAGGCGAAGATCGAGGGGATCGTCGACGACCTCCAAGAGGAGAAATCGGAGCTGAAGAGCGACCTCGACGAGGTCGTCGAGGAGATCCAGTCCAAGCAGTCCGAGTACGCGACCCTCGAAGCCCGCGCCGGCGACGACGGCGACGACTCCTGGCCGCGGGCGGTCACGACGATCCTCAACGCCGGAATGAGCGGCGTCCACGGCACCGTCGGCCAGCTGGGCGCCGTCGACGGCGAGTACGCGACCGCCTGCGAGACCGCCGCGGGCGGCCGACTCGCCCACGTCGTCGTCGACGACGACGGCGTCGGCTCCGACGGGATCGACTACCTCAAATCGAGGAACGCCGGCCGCGCGACGTTCCTCCCCATCACGGAGATGGACGACCGCGGCCTCCCGTCGCTGCCGAGCCACCCCGGCGTCGTCGACTTCGCGCGCAACCTCGTCGACTACGACGCCGAGTACGAGGGCGTCTTCTCGTACGTGCTCGGCTCGACGCTCGTCGTCGAGGATATGCAGACCGCGCGGGACCTGATGGGCGACTACCGGATGGTGACGCTCGACGGCGACCTCGTCGAGCGCTCGGGTGCGATGACCGGCGGCTCCGGCGGCGGCTCCCGATATTCCTTTTCGAAGTCCGGCAGCGGCCGGCTCGAACGCCTCGCCGAGGAGATCGAAGACCTCGAAGACGAGCGCCGGGAGCTCCAGGCGGAGATCCGCGAGCTCGACGAGGACATCGAGGACGCCCGCGGCCGTGCGGCCGACGCCCGAGAGCGCGTCCGGGAGGTCGAATCCGACATCGAGGACGCCGAGGCCGACGTCGCCGAGGCCGAAGACCGGATCGACGACCTCGAAGCCGAGGCCGAGGAGCTCCGCGAGGAGCGGGCCGACGTCGACGCGGAGATGCGGGAGATCGACGCCGAAATCGACGAGCTGGAAGGCGAGATCGCGGAGGTCGAAGCCGAAATCGACGACCTAGAGCAGGAGCTCGCCGACTCGAAGATCCCCGAGCTCACGAGCGAGGCCGACGAGATCCGCGCGGAGATCGCAGAGAAGGAAGATCGGATGGACGACCTCGACGGTCGGCTCAACGAGCTCGAACTGGAGAAGGAGTACGCCGAGGACGCCATCGACGACCTCGAAGAGACGATCGAGACGGCCCAAGAGCGGAAGGCCGACGCCCGCGACGCCATCCGCGAGAAGGAGGGCGAGATCGAAGCCCGCGAGGAGAAACTCGACGAGAAGCGCGCGGCCGTCGAGGAGCTGGAATCGGAGCTCGAAGACCTGAAGGCGGAGCGCTCGGACCTCAAGGAGACATTGCGCGAGGCGAAGAGCGAGCGCGACGCAAAGCGCGAGGAGGTCGAGCGGATCGAGTCGAAGCTCGATTCCCTGGAAGACACCGCCGAGCGGCTGGCCTGGGAGATCGACGAGCTCGAGAGCGAGGTCGGCGACTACGACCCCGAGGCGATCCCGGACCACGACGAGGTCGAGGCCGAGATCGAGCGCCTCACCGAGGAGATGGAGGCGCTGGAGCCGGTGAATATGCTCGCGATCGACGAGTACGACGACGTGAAGGCCGACCTGGAGGACCTCCAGGAGCGCCGCGACGTCCTCGTCGAGGAGCGCGAAGCGATCGAAGAGCGGATCGAGCGCTTCGAGGCCCAGAAGAAGGAGACGTTTATGAACGCCTTCGACGCGATCAACGAGAACTTCACCGAGATCTTCGAGCGCCTCTCCGACGGGACGGGCGAACTCCACCTCGAAGACCCCGAAGACCCGTTCGAGGGCGGGCTGACGATGAAGGCCCAGCCCGGCGACAAGCCGATCCAGCGGCTGAACGCGATGTCCGGCGGCGAGAAGTCCCTGACCGCGCTCGCGTTCATCTTCGCGATCCAGCGGCACAATCCCGCGCCGTTCTACGCGCTCGACGAGATCGACGCGTTCCTCGACGCCGCCAACGCCGAGCGCGTCGGCGAGATGGTCGACGACCTCTCGGCGGACGCGCAGTTCGTCGTTGTCTCGCACCGCTCTGCCCTCCTGGAGCGCTCCGAGCGCGCCATCGGCGTGACGATGCAGGGCGACAACGTCAGCGCCGTGACGGGGATCCAGTTGGGCGCCGAGGAGGAACCGGAGGTGCCCGCGGATGACTGA
- a CDS encoding DUF7518 family protein, with translation MSNRVEELESKVAELQAAVNGLTEELVETKERVRLLEEEIEVDLAAGSRPVGHEPQQGAEQGADAVESTADATATTDAAQETADEEPAGGPLSESPAQAESRRETSAQTADDADFIDADADEQIPSEVGPEGRTDAAGDGDKADDAESEDEAATEDDDIIVA, from the coding sequence ATGAGCAACCGCGTGGAGGAACTGGAGTCGAAGGTCGCCGAGCTACAGGCCGCCGTCAACGGACTGACAGAAGAGCTCGTCGAGACGAAAGAGCGGGTGCGGCTCCTCGAAGAGGAGATCGAGGTCGACCTCGCGGCCGGGAGCCGCCCGGTCGGTCACGAGCCGCAACAGGGGGCCGAGCAGGGCGCCGACGCCGTCGAGTCGACCGCCGATGCGACCGCGACAACGGACGCCGCCCAGGAGACGGCCGACGAGGAGCCGGCGGGGGGGCCGCTCTCCGAGTCGCCCGCGCAGGCCGAGTCGCGGCGGGAGACCTCCGCGCAGACCGCCGACGACGCCGACTTCATCGACGCCGACGCGGACGAGCAGATCCCGAGCGAGGTCGGCCCCGAGGGCCGGACCGACGCCGCGGGCGACGGGGATAAGGCCGACGACGCCGAGAGTGAGGACGAGGCGGCGACCGAAGACGACGACATCATCGTCGCGTAA
- a CDS encoding prolyl oligopeptidase family serine peptidase: MTSGLGDATPIDVDRGVPFAAPGGATLRLDLYRPGRPRGSPAGTDPAAARRAAVVLVPGRDWRSPDRGQWARYALDLAERGYVCAVPAYRGSDAATFPAQVRDLKAAVKWLRARGGDIGIDPARIGAFGHGAGAHLAVLAALSAGGDELAPRATAFAESTREGAAAASDALAAVVGVAGTYALEHQPETDALVALLGGDREAEPEAWKRASPSTYLGADGADSPPPVLLLHGEDDDVVPPMGSELFYDLLEARDAPADCVVAADAGHDVHETQRAFVLEWTAGFLDRHLR, from the coding sequence ATGACCTCCGGCCTCGGCGACGCGACGCCGATCGACGTCGACCGCGGGGTGCCGTTCGCGGCGCCCGGCGGGGCGACGCTGCGCCTCGATCTCTACCGTCCGGGTCGGCCGCGCGGATCCCCTGCGGGAACCGATCCGGCCGCCGCCCGCCGCGCCGCCGTCGTGTTGGTGCCGGGCCGCGACTGGCGATCGCCGGACCGCGGCCAGTGGGCCCGCTACGCGCTCGATCTGGCCGAGCGAGGGTACGTCTGCGCCGTCCCCGCGTACCGCGGGAGCGACGCGGCGACCTTCCCGGCGCAGGTGCGGGATCTGAAGGCCGCAGTCAAGTGGCTCCGTGCCCGCGGCGGCGATATCGGAATCGATCCGGCCCGGATCGGGGCGTTCGGCCACGGCGCCGGAGCGCACCTCGCGGTGCTCGCGGCGCTTTCCGCCGGCGGCGACGAACTGGCGCCGCGGGCGACGGCGTTCGCGGAGTCGACGCGCGAGGGCGCCGCGGCCGCGAGCGACGCGCTGGCGGCCGTCGTCGGCGTCGCGGGCACGTACGCGCTCGAACACCAGCCCGAGACCGACGCCCTCGTCGCGCTCCTCGGCGGGGACCGCGAGGCCGAGCCCGAGGCCTGGAAGCGGGCGTCGCCGTCGACGTACCTCGGTGCGGACGGCGCCGACTCCCCCCCGCCGGTCCTGCTCCTCCACGGCGAGGACGACGACGTCGTCCCCCCAATGGGCTCGGAACTGTTCTACGACCTCCTGGAGGCCCGCGACGCGCCCGCGGACTGCGTCGTCGCCGCGGACGCCGGCCACGACGTCCACGAAACCCAGCGGGCGTTCGTCCTGGAGTGGACCGCGGGCTTCCTCGATCGGCACCTCCGGTAG
- the gatB gene encoding Asp-tRNA(Asn)/Glu-tRNA(Gln) amidotransferase subunit GatB, which produces MTAKALSQRDLATVIGLEVHVQLETDTKIFCGCSTEPADDEEPNSRTCPVCLGLPGALPVLNEGAVEAAVKVGKALDADVAEHTRFHRKNYYYPDLPKNFQITQYDAPICADGTLEISVEGERREIGIQRAHLEEDPGSLQHKGGSIDTADYTLVDYNRAGTPLMEIVTKPDFRSPQETRAFLAKLEEVLEYLGVFDSTRDGSLRVDANISLVPAEEVDDDGSIAVESLEAANRTEVKNISSHKGAEQALAYEVTRQKNAVQRGRAVEQETRHWDESRGITVSMRSKEEEKDYRYFREADLPPLEVSDWKEKIAIPELPDARRERFRAEYGLDQESAAKLTSTKEVADFFEDVAEQFDPDLAATWVADNLLGELNYRDMSITDVDHRLEEFTRLVELVDGEEITTKNAEEIVLRRMLDEGEAPDAIIEAEDLGTADDDEVAVAVAEAIEENPDAVEDYHAGEGGAINFLVGQVMQKTGGSADPGDVNQMLREELQ; this is translated from the coding sequence ATGACCGCGAAGGCGCTCTCCCAGCGGGATCTCGCCACCGTCATCGGGCTGGAGGTCCACGTCCAGCTCGAGACGGACACGAAGATCTTCTGCGGATGCTCGACGGAACCGGCCGACGACGAGGAGCCGAACAGCCGGACCTGCCCCGTCTGTCTGGGCCTGCCCGGCGCCCTGCCCGTCCTGAACGAGGGGGCCGTCGAGGCCGCCGTCAAGGTCGGCAAGGCCCTCGACGCCGACGTCGCCGAGCACACCCGCTTCCACCGGAAGAACTACTACTACCCCGACCTCCCCAAGAACTTCCAGATCACGCAGTACGACGCGCCGATCTGCGCCGACGGGACCCTGGAGATCTCCGTCGAGGGCGAGCGCCGCGAGATCGGCATCCAGCGCGCTCACCTCGAAGAGGACCCCGGGAGCCTCCAGCACAAGGGCGGCAGCATCGACACCGCCGACTACACGCTCGTCGACTACAACCGCGCCGGCACCCCGCTGATGGAGATCGTCACGAAGCCGGACTTCCGCAGCCCCCAGGAGACGCGCGCGTTCCTCGCCAAACTGGAGGAGGTCCTCGAATACCTCGGCGTCTTCGACTCCACGCGCGACGGTTCGCTCCGGGTCGACGCCAACATCTCGCTCGTGCCCGCCGAGGAGGTCGACGACGACGGATCCATCGCCGTCGAGTCACTGGAGGCCGCGAACCGGACCGAAGTGAAGAACATCTCCAGCCACAAGGGCGCGGAGCAGGCGCTCGCCTACGAGGTGACGCGACAGAAGAACGCCGTCCAGCGCGGCCGCGCGGTCGAACAGGAGACGCGCCACTGGGACGAGTCGCGGGGGATCACCGTCTCGATGCGCTCGAAGGAGGAAGAAAAGGACTACCGCTACTTCCGCGAGGCCGACCTCCCGCCATTGGAAGTCTCCGACTGGAAGGAGAAGATCGCGATCCCCGAACTCCCGGACGCCCGCCGCGAGCGCTTCCGCGCGGAGTACGGCCTCGATCAGGAGTCCGCCGCGAAGCTCACTTCGACCAAGGAGGTCGCGGACTTCTTCGAGGACGTCGCAGAGCAGTTCGACCCGGACCTGGCGGCGACGTGGGTCGCGGACAACCTCCTCGGGGAACTGAACTACCGCGATATGTCGATCACCGACGTCGACCACCGCCTCGAAGAGTTCACACGCCTCGTCGAACTCGTCGACGGCGAGGAGATCACGACCAAGAACGCCGAGGAGATCGTCCTCCGGCGGATGCTCGACGAGGGCGAGGCCCCGGACGCGATCATCGAGGCCGAGGACCTCGGCACGGCAGACGACGACGAGGTCGCCGTCGCCGTCGCGGAGGCGATCGAAGAGAACCCCGACGCCGTCGAGGACTACCACGCCGGCGAGGGCGGCGCGATCAACTTCCTCGTCGGGCAGGTGATGCAGAAGACCGGCGGCAGCGCCGACCCCGGCGACGTGAACCAGATGCTCCGCGAGGAACTGCAGTAG
- a CDS encoding inorganic phosphate transporter → MISPLLVVGILVAMFVAYNIGGSTTGPAFGPAVGADAISKPVAAALMGVFFFLGAWTLGRNVVTKLGSELVVDTGVFTLEASIAVLFFIGIALLVGNVFGVPASTSMTAVGAIAGLGLAGGVLDLAVMGEIVIWWVVSPIIGFWVSLIIGRYFYARLNRMVAMERSTGPLFDVDRSGAVPIPRVHRTTNRRELAGTATVVAIGCLMAFSSGTSNIANAVAPLVGSGELAMDPAIVFGGIAVAVGAFTIARRTLETMGSDITELPLTAAIVVASVSSTLVVFLSALGIPASFVIIATMSIVGLGWGRATRPMTASEFVTGEESAPVTVDALAADEEGESLPPIGAEDAADIPSPGALFNPVTTARVVLMQNVVPAIATIGAYLTFRFVPVFGI, encoded by the coding sequence ATGATCAGCCCCCTCCTCGTCGTCGGGATCCTCGTCGCGATGTTCGTCGCCTACAACATCGGCGGCTCGACCACGGGACCGGCGTTCGGGCCGGCCGTCGGCGCTGACGCCATCTCCAAGCCCGTCGCCGCGGCCCTGATGGGCGTGTTCTTCTTTCTCGGCGCCTGGACGCTCGGCCGCAACGTCGTGACGAAACTCGGCAGCGAGCTGGTCGTCGACACCGGCGTCTTCACCCTCGAAGCCTCGATTGCGGTGCTGTTCTTCATCGGCATCGCCCTGCTCGTCGGCAACGTCTTCGGCGTGCCGGCCTCGACCTCGATGACCGCCGTGGGCGCCATCGCCGGGCTGGGGTTAGCCGGCGGGGTGCTGGACCTCGCCGTGATGGGTGAGATCGTCATCTGGTGGGTCGTCTCCCCGATCATCGGCTTCTGGGTCTCGCTGATCATCGGCCGGTACTTCTACGCGCGGCTGAACCGGATGGTCGCGATGGAGCGCAGCACGGGACCGCTGTTCGACGTCGATCGGTCGGGGGCGGTCCCGATCCCGCGCGTCCACCGGACGACCAACCGTCGGGAACTGGCCGGGACGGCCACCGTTGTCGCGATCGGCTGTCTGATGGCCTTCTCTTCGGGCACCTCGAACATCGCCAACGCGGTCGCGCCGCTGGTCGGCAGCGGCGAACTCGCGATGGATCCGGCGATCGTCTTCGGCGGCATCGCCGTCGCCGTCGGCGCGTTCACCATCGCCCGACGGACGCTGGAGACGATGGGCAGCGACATCACCGAACTGCCCCTGACGGCGGCCATCGTGGTCGCCTCGGTCTCCTCGACGCTCGTGGTCTTCCTCTCGGCGCTCGGCATCCCCGCGAGCTTCGTCATCATCGCGACGATGTCCATCGTGGGACTGGGCTGGGGCCGGGCGACCCGGCCGATGACCGCCTCCGAGTTCGTCACCGGCGAGGAGAGCGCCCCAGTCACGGTCGACGCCTTGGCGGCCGACGAGGAGGGCGAGTCGCTCCCCCCGATCGGCGCGGAGGACGCGGCGGACATCCCCAGTCCGGGGGCGCTGTTCAATCCGGTGACGACCGCCAGAGTCGTCCTGATGCAGAACGTCGTGCCGGCGATCGCGACGATCGGTGCCTATCTCACCTTCCGGTTCGTTCCGGTGTTCGGAATCTGA